Proteins from a genomic interval of Nocardia sp. BMG51109:
- a CDS encoding serine/threonine-protein kinase: MIAGHYRLVERIGSGGTGVVWRAVDERLERAVAIKQILTQPSLPAGEKEIVRQRASREARNAARFQHPNAIVVFDITDHHGDPCLIMEYLPSQSLAVVLSSQGPLPLPQVARVGEQVASALVAAHRAGIVHRDVKPGNVLLSENGTVKITDFGISKAKGDVTLTATGLISGTAAYLAPEVARGAEPTPASDVFALGATLFHALEGEPPYGTNPNPLALLYAAANGQLKQPRNAGPLTDLLLSLLSFEPEDRPSMTDVRDELADFAEFGDGTETTRMLATHRPAGRRAAPTLDRRAAQADISTSEMMAAAATISEPDLPPVRPAAPGSPPTRSHRVAKPEPEPGPNRRPLLIGVGVVAAVAVVAAAMFLMFSPPKTNSPSQPGNSAAASASAQSGSSSAASAVGQTKSVGAVDAQQAIDETQNFFDLLTESDASEAWSYLTPAAQQLYGGQQAFKSYWEQNRVMGYNTIDVASGATSTDGSVTVRVASVDYKGGQSKSANLRFVKGNSGKLLIDSDTRA; the protein is encoded by the coding sequence GTGATCGCAGGGCATTACCGCCTGGTCGAACGGATTGGTAGCGGCGGCACAGGCGTCGTCTGGCGTGCCGTCGACGAGCGTCTCGAGCGAGCCGTCGCGATCAAGCAGATCCTCACCCAGCCCAGCCTGCCGGCGGGTGAGAAGGAAATCGTGCGGCAGCGCGCCTCGCGGGAGGCCCGCAACGCCGCCCGCTTCCAGCATCCGAACGCGATCGTGGTCTTCGACATCACCGATCACCACGGCGATCCGTGCCTGATCATGGAGTATCTGCCGTCGCAGAGCCTGGCGGTGGTGCTGTCCTCGCAGGGCCCGCTGCCGCTGCCGCAGGTGGCGCGCGTCGGCGAGCAGGTCGCCTCGGCGCTGGTGGCCGCGCACCGGGCCGGCATCGTGCATCGCGACGTCAAGCCCGGCAACGTGCTGCTCTCCGAGAACGGCACGGTGAAGATCACCGACTTCGGCATCTCCAAGGCCAAGGGCGATGTGACGCTGACCGCGACGGGCCTGATCTCCGGCACGGCGGCCTATCTGGCGCCGGAGGTGGCCCGCGGCGCCGAGCCGACGCCGGCCTCGGACGTATTCGCCCTGGGCGCAACGCTTTTCCACGCCCTGGAGGGCGAGCCGCCGTACGGCACCAACCCGAATCCGCTGGCGCTGCTGTACGCCGCCGCCAACGGGCAGCTGAAGCAGCCGCGCAACGCCGGCCCGCTCACCGATCTGCTGCTGTCGCTGCTGAGCTTCGAGCCGGAGGACCGGCCCAGCATGACGGACGTGCGGGACGAGCTGGCCGATTTCGCCGAGTTCGGCGACGGCACCGAGACCACCCGGATGCTGGCCACTCATCGGCCCGCCGGCCGCCGCGCGGCACCCACCCTGGACCGTCGCGCCGCCCAGGCCGACATCTCCACCTCGGAGATGATGGCCGCGGCCGCAACGATTTCCGAGCCCGATCTGCCGCCGGTGCGCCCCGCCGCGCCCGGCTCGCCCCCGACCAGGTCGCACCGGGTGGCGAAGCCCGAACCCGAGCCGGGGCCGAACCGCCGGCCGCTGCTGATCGGCGTCGGCGTGGTGGCGGCCGTCGCGGTCGTGGCCGCGGCGATGTTCCTGATGTTCAGCCCGCCGAAGACGAATTCCCCGTCGCAGCCGGGCAATTCGGCCGCGGCGAGCGCGTCCGCCCAGTCCGGCTCCAGCTCGGCCGCGTCGGCGGTCGGCCAGACCAAGAGCGTCGGTGCGGTGGACGCGCAGCAGGCCATCGACGAGACCCAGAACTTCTTCGACCTCCTCACCGAATCCGACGCGAGCGAGGCGTGGAGTTACCTCACGCCCGCCGCGCAGCAGCTGTACGGCGGCCAGCAGGCCTTCAAGTCGTACTGGGAGCAGAACCGGGTGATGGGCTACAACACCATCGACGTGGCGAGCGGCGCCACCAGCACCGACGGCTCGGTGACCGTCCGGGTGGCCAGCGTGGATTACAAAGGCGGACAGAGTAAGTCGGCGAACCTGCGCTTCGTCAAGGGGAACAGCGGAAAGCTGCTGATCGACAGCGACACCCGCGCCTGA